From one Clostridia bacterium genomic stretch:
- the dhaK gene encoding dihydroxyacetone kinase subunit DhaK, with product MKKIMNTPETFVYDMCHGLAKAHPELEFVEKFKIVKKVDVNPDKVSLISGGGSGHEPAHAGFVGKGMLDCAVCGDVFASPSQVQVYNAIKQVATDKGVLLIIKNYSGDCMNFNNAMYDAQEDGVNVDAVYVNDDIAVKDSLYTVGRRGVAGTVLVHKCAGAAAEQGKSLAEVKAVANKVIANVRSFGFAFTSCTVPAAGHPTFEIGDDEMEFGVGIHGEPGRFREKIDYSKGTFADDLSRRIVSDLEEDLGVKKGDEVVLLINGFGGSPLQELYILNNSVTKCLEADGIAIHRTIVGNYMTSIDMAGASITVLKVDAELKALVDYPVNTPALTWGAAMDAQAEAAVEAMKAIAKALNITPVEAKAAPVKKAGAAKVEEEENAVYEVAGEPKVGETINTAAFVQIVDKFADIVIENEVPFCEADQMGDGDFGMSIAKGFKQLKADWATRKKGDIGQFLASCSEIIKEYCGGASGPIWGSAFKYAGKAMAGKQEIDLKDLAFLFQEANRGVYETGKKSFGKGAVVGDKTLVDALKPCADALTAAAEAGDKLLEGMRKGAKAAHEGAEATKTHKATLGRAGTVGERSIGFPDAGAHGLDVIFNELVKYIEKTF from the coding sequence ATGAAAAAAATAATGAACACCCCCGAAACTTTTGTGTACGATATGTGTCACGGCCTCGCCAAGGCACATCCCGAACTCGAGTTTGTGGAAAAATTTAAGATCGTCAAGAAAGTGGACGTCAACCCCGACAAAGTCAGCCTGATTTCGGGCGGTGGCTCGGGTCACGAGCCTGCCCACGCGGGCTTCGTCGGCAAAGGTATGTTGGACTGCGCGGTCTGCGGCGACGTATTCGCCAGTCCCTCGCAAGTGCAAGTGTACAACGCCATCAAGCAAGTGGCCACCGACAAGGGCGTATTGCTCATCATCAAGAACTATTCGGGCGACTGCATGAACTTCAACAACGCCATGTACGACGCGCAAGAGGACGGCGTCAACGTGGACGCCGTGTACGTCAATGACGACATCGCCGTCAAGGACAGCCTCTACACCGTAGGCCGTCGCGGCGTGGCGGGCACCGTGTTGGTGCACAAGTGCGCCGGCGCCGCCGCCGAGCAAGGCAAGAGCCTCGCCGAAGTCAAAGCCGTAGCCAACAAGGTCATCGCCAACGTGCGTAGCTTCGGCTTCGCCTTCACCAGTTGCACCGTTCCCGCCGCCGGTCACCCCACCTTCGAGATCGGTGACGACGAGATGGAATTCGGCGTGGGCATCCACGGCGAGCCCGGCCGCTTCCGTGAGAAGATCGACTACAGCAAGGGCACCTTCGCGGACGATTTATCCCGCCGCATCGTCTCCGACCTCGAGGAAGACCTCGGCGTCAAGAAAGGCGACGAAGTGGTATTGCTCATCAACGGTTTCGGCGGTAGCCCCCTGCAAGAGTTGTACATTCTCAACAACTCGGTCACCAAGTGCTTGGAGGCCGACGGCATCGCCATTCATCGCACCATCGTGGGCAACTACATGACCTCTATCGACATGGCCGGTGCCTCCATTACCGTGCTCAAGGTAGACGCCGAGCTCAAAGCCTTGGTCGACTATCCCGTCAACACTCCCGCTTTGACTTGGGGCGCCGCTATGGACGCGCAAGCCGAGGCCGCTGTGGAAGCCATGAAGGCCATCGCCAAAGCCCTCAATATCACTCCCGTCGAGGCCAAAGCCGCTCCCGTCAAGAAAGCGGGCGCCGCCAAGGTCGAAGAGGAAGAGAACGCCGTGTACGAAGTAGCGGGCGAGCCCAAAGTGGGCGAGACCATCAACACCGCCGCTTTCGTGCAAATCGTAGACAAATTCGCCGACATCGTCATCGAGAACGAAGTCCCCTTCTGCGAGGCGGACCAAATGGGTGACGGCGACTTCGGTATGAGCATCGCCAAGGGCTTCAAACAACTCAAAGCCGATTGGGCCACCCGCAAGAAAGGCGACATCGGTCAATTCCTCGCGAGCTGCAGCGAAATCATCAAAGAGTACTGCGGCGGCGCCAGCGGTCCCATCTGGGGCAGCGCGTTCAAGTACGCGGGCAAAGCCATGGCAGGCAAGCAAGAGATCGACCTCAAGGATTTGGCCTTCTTGTTCCAAGAAGCCAACCGCGGTGTGTACGAGACGGGCAAGAAGAGTTTCGGCAAGGGCGCCGTGGTCGGCGACAAGACCTTGGTCGACGCTTTGAAACCCTGCGCGGACGCTTTGACCGCCGCCGCCGAAGCGGGGGACAAACTCTTGGAAGGTATGCGCAAAGGCGCCAAGGCCGCTCACGAGGGCGCCGAGGCCACCAAGACGCACAAAGCCACCTTGGGCCGCGCCGGTACCGTGGGCGAGCGCAGCATCGGTTTCCCCGACGCAGGTGCGCACGGCTTGGACGTCATCTTCAACGAGTTGGTCAAATACATCGAAAAGACCTTCTAA
- a CDS encoding glycerol dehydrogenase → MRKAFICPTKYVQGENELLNLGYFVKTFGKKALLIADPFALGLVKDKLAETEKQYGVELVPCGDIFQGECSRNVVKKLQEFAKANKCACTIGLGGGKAIDTSKCVAAGNPLIICPTIAATDAPTSHSAVLYTDDHEFDDYAYFRQSPSVVLIDLNVIANAPVRFLVSGMGDALSTYFEARANFKSVSNVNAGLPCGANRAKGTLLGYGTHTAAAIGELCYKNLISDGYKAMMACKEHAVTEAFEKIVETNILLSGLGFESGGLAAAHAIHDGLTVVHDIHACKMHGEIVAFGTLCQLVLENSPEEELFEVLDFCDTVGLPMCLEDLMTDKTGKVLRSALSDEELKAVAEKTCIPDESIHNMPFKVTPDMVIAAIKTADKIGRDYKGLD, encoded by the coding sequence ATGAGAAAAGCATTTATCTGTCCCACCAAGTACGTCCAAGGCGAAAACGAACTGCTCAATTTGGGTTACTTCGTCAAGACTTTCGGCAAGAAAGCGTTGTTGATTGCCGATCCCTTTGCCTTAGGTTTGGTAAAAGACAAATTGGCCGAGACCGAGAAGCAATACGGCGTCGAGTTGGTTCCCTGCGGCGACATCTTCCAAGGCGAGTGCTCCCGCAACGTCGTCAAGAAATTGCAAGAGTTCGCCAAGGCCAATAAGTGCGCCTGCACCATCGGTTTGGGCGGCGGCAAAGCCATCGATACTTCCAAGTGCGTGGCTGCCGGCAATCCCCTCATCATCTGCCCCACCATCGCCGCGACCGACGCACCCACCTCTCACAGCGCCGTGTTGTACACCGACGACCACGAGTTCGACGATTATGCTTATTTCCGTCAAAGCCCCAGCGTGGTGCTGATTGACCTCAACGTCATCGCCAACGCTCCCGTGCGCTTCTTGGTCAGCGGTATGGGCGACGCCCTCAGCACCTACTTCGAGGCGCGCGCCAACTTCAAGAGCGTGTCCAACGTCAACGCGGGTCTGCCCTGCGGCGCCAACCGTGCCAAAGGCACTCTGTTGGGCTACGGCACCCACACCGCCGCCGCCATCGGCGAGCTGTGCTACAAGAACCTCATCTCCGACGGCTACAAGGCCATGATGGCCTGCAAAGAGCACGCCGTCACCGAGGCCTTCGAGAAGATCGTCGAGACCAACATTCTCCTTTCGGGCTTGGGCTTCGAGTCGGGCGGCTTGGCAGCGGCTCACGCCATTCACGACGGCTTGACCGTGGTGCACGACATTCACGCCTGCAAGATGCACGGCGAGATCGTCGCCTTCGGTACTCTGTGCCAGTTGGTGCTCGAGAACTCCCCCGAGGAAGAGTTGTTCGAGGTCTTGGACTTCTGCGACACCGTGGGCCTGCCTATGTGCTTGGAAGACCTCATGACCGACAAGACCGGCAAAGTATTGCGTAGCGCCCTTTCGGACGAGGAACTCAAGGCCGTGGCCGAGAAGACCTGCATCCCCGATGAGTCCATTCACAATATGCCCTTCAAAGTCACGCCCGACATGGTCATCGCCGCCATCAAGACCGCCGACAAGATCGGCCGCGACTACAAAGGTTTGGACTGA